ATGTCTCCATGGAAGTATTACCCGCTTACTCTGGGGATTATATGATCTTCTTAGGAGATGGAAACGTTGCTTCTGATAATGCTGTGTGGAATGCCATACCTGCTGTGCAACATGATCGGATCGTAAAGGTGGATTCTTCGCTATCTTGGTCCACCGACGTAATGACTTCCAGTGCATTGATTGATTATATTGTTAGTCAATTGCTAGCATTAGCTAAATAAGAGTTAGAACGAAATTTTAATTGAACACTCCAATTTTTCAAACATGACCAATCGAATTTATGGACGTTAATATCCATATTCGATTGGATTGTCAATAGGTGATGAAAGGGAAACGAGATGAAAAGCAAGCCTGAACAAAAACGCCGTGGGGCGATGAACTTCACCATGTACATGGTAGTGGGGCTTGGATTAACGGTTCTCATGTCGGCGGCATCAATTATGTTTGGTGCTGCTGATATGAGGTTAGCAACGGTATGGGAGGCTATTTTCCGATTTGATCCAATGCTCACTGAACATCAAATTATCCAAACCATGCGTCTTCCGCGTACCGTAGCCGATCTGATCGTTGGGTGCAGCCTTGCGGTATGTGGCGCTATCATGCAGGGGACAACGCGCAATCCGCTGGCCGACTCCGGGCTCATGGGGATTAGCTCTGGCGCAGCATTTGCAATTGCACTTTGCCTGGCCTTTCTGCCGGGTTATTCGTATTGGCAGATGATGTTGTTCGCTTGTCTGGGAGCAGCGATCGCCACCGGTATGACTTACTTTACCGCGTCACTGGGCAATCGCGGAATGACTCCACAGCGGCTTGTACTGGCAGGTCTATCTATTTCAATGTTGTTTGGCGCACTCAGTCAGTATTTGGCGATCAATTATAACCTGGGCAGAGCATTGACATTCTGGACGGCGGGTAGTACAGCGGGTGTCAAATGGGGAGAATTGCTGATTATCTCACCGCTCTTTGTTGGTGGTATACTGCTGGCACTGGCCTTATCCCCTTCCGTTACATTGCTCAGTTTGGGAGATGATGTGGCAAGTGGACTCGGCATTCGTAGCGGACTGGTCAAGATTTTGTCGACAATTATTGTACTTGTGCTGACTGGATTGGCTGTTGTTGTAGTTGGCCCGGTTGGTTTTGTGGGTCTGATCACCCCGCATATTGTGCGATATATGGTAGGTGTCGACTATCGATACATTATTCCGGCAGCGGCGTTATATGGTGCGTTGCTGACCGTATCGGCCGATTTGGCTGGACGTTTGATCAATAAACCGTTCGAAACACCGATTGCCATTATATTTTCTATCATTGGTGTGCCGTATTTTCTCTTCTTGGCTCGAAGACAAAGGAGGGAATATGAATGATCAAGCGGCATTATACGATGAAACGAGGCATTATCATCAATGTAGTGCTTATGGTGCTCATCCTTGTGTTTGCG
This Paenibacillus xylanexedens DNA region includes the following protein-coding sequences:
- a CDS encoding FecCD family ABC transporter permease translates to MKSKPEQKRRGAMNFTMYMVVGLGLTVLMSAASIMFGAADMRLATVWEAIFRFDPMLTEHQIIQTMRLPRTVADLIVGCSLAVCGAIMQGTTRNPLADSGLMGISSGAAFAIALCLAFLPGYSYWQMMLFACLGAAIATGMTYFTASLGNRGMTPQRLVLAGLSISMLFGALSQYLAINYNLGRALTFWTAGSTAGVKWGELLIISPLFVGGILLALALSPSVTLLSLGDDVASGLGIRSGLVKILSTIIVLVLTGLAVVVVGPVGFVGLITPHIVRYMVGVDYRYIIPAAALYGALLTVSADLAGRLINKPFETPIAIIFSIIGVPYFLFLARRQRREYE